Part of the Flavobacterium alkalisoli genome is shown below.
CCTGCAGTTTTTTAGTTGATACTATTCGGATACCGTTTTCCAAACTTCCTGTTTTTACCTGCGGCTGCAGAATTTACCCACATCCTTATTAAGGCCGAATACCACCAATATATCTCCTTCTTCTATAACCGTGTTCTTATCAACAAAACCTTCGGCCTGATGTACATGATTGGTTGTCCCTAAAATAGTCTTGCGCTGTTTCTTTCTAAGAATGGTAATAACCCTAAGGTTAAACTTCTCCTGAAAGTTAAGCTCCTCAAGTGTCTTCCCTGCAAAATCAGGCACTGCTGTTAGCTCTGATATCGAATAGTTCTTGTCGATATCAAAGTTATCCACTATACCTTTAAGGTTTATCTTTTTGGCAAGCCTGTCGGCAAAATCCTGCTCCGGGTGAATAATAGTTTCAATACCCATAGCATTAAGTACCGTATCGTGAATAGGCGAAAGCGAACGTCCAATGATCTTGGCTTTAGACAGTTTTTTAACTACTGCCGTGGCTATAATAGCTGCACCTTCGTT
Proteins encoded:
- a CDS encoding potassium channel family protein translates to MKIIIFGLGNFGMSLAVNLTETGNEVIGIDNKMDKVNIVKDKISHAICMDATNEQAYKALPIKDADIAVIAIGENEGAAIIATAVVKKLSKAKIIGRSLSPIHDTVLNAMGIETIIHPEQDFADRLAKKINLKGIVDNFDIDKNYSISELTAVPDFAGKTLEELNFQEKFNLRVITILRKKQRKTILGTTNHVHQAEGFVDKNTVIEEGDILVVFGLNKDVGKFCSRR